The Apium graveolens cultivar Ventura chromosome 11, ASM990537v1, whole genome shotgun sequence genome has a window encoding:
- the LOC141696574 gene encoding homogentisate phytyltransferase 1, chloroplastic-like: protein MAQAHKKSSEQEVSFPLTRNVWKNVDAFYRFSRAYTIIGSIVGPTSVSLLPLVSFDDLSPAFFAGLLQVMIPIILVNVYVVGINQVYDVDIDKVNKPNLPIASGEYSMETGKAIVSAFGLLSIITAFMSQSPPVIYCLLVCFFFGTAYSIDVPLLRWKKNTYLAAISIVIVRAFTIQLAVYYHIQKYVLGRPVLFPRSLAFAIFCMSLIVTVIALVKDLPDVDGDRDFGMQTPTIILGKKRVFWLSITILLIAYGSAVVIGASSSLLLSKLVTVTGHCILASILWFRALSVDLDSNKSTLSFYMFVWKLFYAEYLLIPFVR from the exons ATGGCTCAAGCTCACAAAAAATCATCAGAACAAG AAGTGAGTTTTCCGTTAACTCGCAATGTATGGAAGAACGTGGATGCATTTTACCGGTTTAGTCGTGCATATACCATCATTGGCTCT ATTGTGGGCCCAACATCAGTTTCCTTGCTGCCTCTGGTCTCATTCGACGATTTGTCACCTGCTTTCTTCGCCGGTTTACTGCAG GTGATGATCCCGATAATTTTGGTGAACGTTTATGTGGTTGGCATAAATCAAGTATATGATGTCGACATAGACAAG GTAAACAAGCCAAATCTTCCGATAGCTTCTGGAGAATATTCGATGGAAACGGGGAAGGCAATCGTCTCAGCATTCGGGCTCCTG AGTATTATCACAGCATTCATGTCTCAGTCACCACCAGTAATATACTGTCTTCTTGTCTGCTTTTTCTTTGGAACTGCATATTCTATTGAT GTACCATTATTGCGATGGAAAAAGAATACATACCTTGCTGCTATTAGTATCGTTATTGTAAGAGCATTCACCATTCAACTTGCTGTCTACTATCACATCCAG AAATATGTGCTTGGTAGACCAGTACTATTCCCAAGGTCCTTGGCATTCGCAATCTTTTGTATGAGCCTGATCGTTACTGTTATTGCACTAGTCAAG GACTTACCTGATGTAGACGGTGACAGAGATTTTGGCATGCAGACTCCAACAATCATCCTTGGGAAAAAAAGG GTTTTCTGGCTTTCTATTACAATCCTGCTAATTGCATATGGATCTGCTGTGGTGATCGGAGCATCGTCCTCGCTCCTGCTAAGCAAGCTTGTTACT GTGACAGGCCATTGTATACTAGCATCCATTCTTTGGTTTCGAGCTTTATCTGTTGATCTTGATAGTAATAAATCAACCCTTTCCTTTTACATGTTCGTCTGGAAG CTATTTTACGCAGAATATCTACTCATTCCTTTCGTTCGTTGA
- the LOC141698110 gene encoding homogentisate geranylgeranyltransferase, chloroplastic-like encodes MPQANKKSSEQEASTLSLSHNLWRKVDAFYRFTRPHTIIGSIVGITSVSLLPLVSFDDLSPGFFIGLLKVMIPIVCVNIYVVGLNQLYDVEIDKVNKPNLPIASGEYSMETGKAIVSAFGLMSITMGIMFQSPPVLYCLLVCFFFGTAYSIDVPLFRWKKNAFLAAICIVIVRAITVQLTVFYHIQQYVLGRPVLFSRSLAFAIICMTLFVTVIALFKDIPDVDGDRDFGIQTITVTLGKKRVFWLCITILLIAYGSAVVIGASSSVLLSKLVTVTGHCILASILWFQALTVDLESNKSITSFYMFIWKLFYAEYLLIPFVR; translated from the exons ATGCCTCAAGCTAACAAAAAATCATCAGAACAAG AAGCCAGTACTCTTTCGTTAAGTCACAATTTATGGAGGAAAGTGGATGCATTTTACCGGTTTACTCGTCCACACACTATCATTGGCTCT ATTGTTGGAATAACATCAGTTTCCTTACTGCCTCTAGTCTCTTTCGACGATTTGTCACCTGGTTTTTTCATCGGTTTACTGAAG GTGATGATCCCGATAGTTTGTGTGAACATTTATGTGGTTGGCCTTAATCAACTGTATGATGTTGAAATAGACAAG GTAAACAAGCCAAATCTTCCGATAGCTTCTGGAGAATATTCGATGGAAACGGGGAAGGCAATTGTCTCAGCATTCGGGCTCATG AGTATCACCATGGGAATCATGTTTCAGTCCCCACCAGTACTCTATTGTCTTCTTGTTTGCTTTTTCTTTGGAACTGCATATTCTATTGAT GTACCTTTATTTCGATGGAAAAAAAATGCTTTCCTTGCTGCTATCTGTATCGTCATTGTAAGAGCAATCACCGTTCAACTCACAGTCTTCTATCACATCCAG CAATATGTTCTTGGAAGACCAGTACTATTCTCAAGGTCCTTGGCATTCGCGATCATTTGTATGACCCTATTCGTTACTGTTATTGCACTATTCAAG GACATACCTGATGTAGACGGTGATAGAGATTTTGGCATTCAGACTATAACTGTCACTCTTGGGAAGAAAAGG GTTTTCTGGCTTTGTATTACAATCCTTTTAATTGCATATGGATCTGCTGTGGTGATCGGAGCATCGTCCTCAGTCCTACTAAGCAAGCTAGTTACT GTGACAGGTCATTGTATACTAGCATCCATTCTTTGGTTTCAAGCTCTTACTGTTGATCTTGAAAGTAATAAATCAATCACTTCCTTTTACATGTTCATATGGAAG CTATTTTACGCAGAATATCTACTTATTCCTTTTGTTCGTTGA